In Meleagris gallopavo isolate NT-WF06-2002-E0010 breed Aviagen turkey brand Nicholas breeding stock chromosome 14, Turkey_5.1, whole genome shotgun sequence, the genomic stretch TGCATGTCATTGCAGGGTATCGTGGTGGAGAATGAAGCCATCTGATGTGAGTTTATTGTTAGGATGTGCTTATTAGTAGTTgtttaaaagcagaacagaaagattTCATAAGAGAGATCTGAGACTGACTGGTTTAACCTGGCTGTATTTACTGACAAGTCGGTCACTGGAGACCTTAGATGGCAGGAGCATCATAGCATCCAAAAAATTAACAGTTATAATCGTAATACAAATTCAATTAATGTGCTTTGCATTCTATCTGCTTTCTATGTTTCCTCAGCGATAATTAAACTGTGTGGCATGTGGAATTTGGTCTTCATTTTGAACAAGACTGAATATTTTAGCTGTAATGACAGCATTTAGAATTTTAAGACAGTAAGTAGTTACCCGAAGAGAACAGATTAGGACCACTCATGCAGTTTGTGCACTGAACCAGTGATCTCTCTAAGCACTGAAAAAGATCATTGCTCATACTGCCCACAACTGTCACATTAGTGTTTGTGTATAGACCTATACCAATTTCAGTTCCTgctaaagtatttttaaattacaggcTTTTTTAAAACGGAAGAATTCATAATTAACCAGCAGTTAAGCTAGTTTGGATTTTGCAAGCTAAAAAGATTTATAAGTGTTGAACAAATTATATGCAAAGGATGTGATACTGTGACACTTGGTGCCATCTACTGCTCAGTAAACAAAGTTCAGCTTATTATGGAAAGTTTAGGAGGAAGCAGAATTGGTTTTAGCTTTTATTTGAGCGTTTaatataatgaaataggagTGCAACTTTGGGCTTCACACCCTTGAGTTCGCTTACTTCTTGAGTAACCAGAACTGTACCAACGTGCAGAAGTTGTGTCATGACTTGAACTCCCAAAGTTCCCAACATGCCACGTTAGATACAGCTGAATAGAATTGAGCCAGGCCAAGATTCTCCAGGTTGTTTTGTATGTTTGGTTGatgaaagataatttaaaattctgttgtttCTCTAAAGTAACCTGAATTTGAATGGACAGTTGAAAAACCTCAGAAAGACTCCAGTTAAAGACATTTCATCCCAAAGGCAAAATGAGAAACAGTAGGTTCAATTAGGGCTATATCTGTGTGGAGCAGTTAACAAATGGAGTGAATGGTTGTGTGTGACTGAGTGGGGGGGTTGGAAGTTAGTTGAAGAACCAGGACACAGAAGCTGTGTCCTGAAGAATTGGATGTCAGAACACTTACGGGTGTTCTGCTGAACAGCAGCAATGTTTGGTTCAGTGCTTTGTTGGCAGCGTTCTAGTTGTCTGCAGCTGATTGATGGACGTTAGCTTGACCATCTCCCATTCCTAAAAGTCAAGTAAAGATAAGTTAGTATGGTATAATTCAGGGTAAATAGAAGTTATTAACTTATTAGCAGGGTCATTGTGGTGGTCAGTCTGATTTTTCAGGTAGCTCTGTTGGAGCTCGGGCTAAAGGTGTTACACTCCAGCATCTCCTTTCTGTTCTCAAATTTGTAACTTCCTCAGTAACATAATGCACAGACAGTTCTGGACAGTGCAATTAGAGCCTTCATACTTGGTCACTCTGCTTGTCTGAGTTGGAGAGTTGTGCTGTAGTATGATTAATGGTAGCTGTGCTGACATGTTTTCACCCAACCAGTGGTAGATCTGTGCATCTTTAACAATATGGCTTTTTAGCTAATGAAATAAGCTAGAGTTGCTGCGTTAATTAATAAATCAGGGTTCAGGTGCTGTGTGTACTCAgttctttagaaaataaaagttgaattacaaaaaataacagcacagcactgtgtaCATACACATGTATATGTATGCACATTTGTATTGATGATGCTCTGCATTTGGTGTATCAGTCATTCTCAGTTAACTGGTTCTTCAATATCACTGTATCAAATACTCTTTTAGatgtatttttgaaatgttgatGTCAGACTTGAAATAGTCAACTGTAAAATGCATAAATGATCATTACTGAATCAAcgtaaaatatttcattttgtgaaaAGTCAGCTTCGTTTAAATTGTGACGTTGTACATGAATTTACAGTGAAAGTGTATGACATCTCAGGTCAACGTGTGTAAAGCATTGCTTACTTGAAGGTCAGTTTCTCATCTAAGCAGGATGAAACTGTGCAGCCTTGTCAGAAAGTGAAGTACAAACTGGATATCACAGACTTGTGTATCTTACTCTAATTATTTTTGAGATGTGCCTTGATAGATAAGTGTACTGTCCAGTTGTGGCAAAATACAGTGTTTGTAATGACTAAAGCTTAATGATTCCAGTAATTCCAACACTTAATGCTTTTTctgtaaatgtattttgtaaaacatgaaataaactACAAGttgagaaatttttttttttagatctaGTGTGTATGACTCAAATTTGTTTTGAATCACTTCCCTTTCTGTTCTATCTAATAAATACAGTCTTCAACTATTTTAGTGTTTATTATCTGATTTctgaagttaaatattttcttcatcattCTAATGGATTGAGTTGTGGGATGATTTCTTTGGGATACCACTTAAGAGTTGTCATGGTGAGCacagaagaatatttcagtATATGAAATTAAGGGAAATAAGACTTTGACTTATCCTATATTGCTAATAATAAcaaatttcagtgcttttttttttcttttcagtcctCTCCATAAGGGGGGGAAGCAATAATATTGTTGCTTCCTTGCAGTCAtactcattaaaataaaattaaattgttaTAAATCTATTTCATTGCAGCATCCCCTTCACTATTCAGCGACTCTGTGAGTTGCTAACAGATCCTAGGAGGAATTACACAGGAACTGACAAATTTCTAAGAGGTGTGGAAAAGGTATGTATTTTTCTGAGAGAACACGCAGCTAAACCATCACAATCACTATTTGAGTAACTTTCAGATTACTACCGAAGGTCTGCTGGTTTCAGTATGGCTTGTAGTCATAGAATAGCTAGTAGCTACTCTTAATTGTATGAGTTACTTCTGCATGTTTTAACACCAAAAGAACACGTGAAACAACTTGTGTAAAACTTGAGCATGAGGATTGTGACTGTTGTGTTTCCTAATCAGTGTAGAGTTCTCAAACTGTAGTTACTGAGGGGTATAATGCCACTCTTCGTGTTGAGGCCGAACTGAAAACAATCAAATAAtcagctgaaataatttttttttatctcttacTTTCTTTCACATTTGGATTCAGGTTagatggaggagaaagaagcctTTCTTCTCCACAGTGTCTTTTGTACCAggtttttaaatccttttatgTCACACAGTGTACCTTCATAAAAGCACACAGATGTCATTTAATGGTGTTTCATCGTCTTTGTTGAGACTTGGGATCTTTCAAAAGTAGATATCAGACTTTCAGAATGTGGTCCCACATTGAATTTTCTCGATAGCAAAATTAGCTTTAAGTTTCTATTTAGAATATTCAGTCAAAGAAAGCTTAACTTTTCGAGAGTTAGCTTTTAAAGGGGCCTTTTTTCATTGTTATGGAGGATACAGTCAGACGTATTCTTGCAAGTTTGGAAGAACATGGTCAGTAATAAATGCTAACATGGATTTTGCAAAGCACTGATCAGCCAAAATGAGTTCTGTGAAGCAATACCTCAAGTTCTGTGGCAATCCTTCATTAAGGTTAGTTTGGGTTAATTTAGGTggcactgcaaaaaaaaaaaaagccatttttctgAGTGTTGATTAAGAGAAGACAAACTTACCTAACTTTTAAGCTAGGTTTCCAGGTGTTAAAATGGATTTAGTTTTCAGTGCCATTCATGAGAGAGAGGTGGCTTAGCAAAACACAATTCATTATTTCTGCCCTTTTCATGTGGgctcagagcagtgcagcagtggaAGTGTGACTGTGCCAGTATCAGCTACTTGTGCTTGATGGCAGTGTAGGACCCCGTGTGTACAAACGGAGTTTCTTCAGCGATTCAGGAgttttccagcactgcagaacatcttgttttgctttgcaagGACGCTTCAATTAGAAAGTACAAAGACTTAGAGCTTTAGTGTCTTTGACAGTAGTCCACTCACAAAAATGCCGGCCTTTAATGTAATTATGGTCTGATCTTGTAGAAGGGGAGCCAAGgtaatttttctcttatttttccatCTGTTGATATCTCTGAAGAAAACTTGTTTGAAAGCACTTCAGCAATTGACCAAATCCTGTAACCCTTGAAGTTCTGGGCTGTTGTCAAGAGCAGAAGTTTCCACTTCTGAACACTTAACACATTTTTTGTGTATTACAGAATGTCATGGTTGTCAGCTGTGTGTATCCATCTTCGGAGTAAGTATGATGTTTTTTCAGTTCCTTGGAACTTCAACACTGTCTAAGTATAGTATAAGTATATGTAAGTAGATAGAAGAATGAGTGCCTCTGTAATGTGTTTCTCTTCCTGATAGTAGTTGTATACAAAAGTAAGTACACAGAGTTTGGTTTTCAGTCTATATAGTTAGCTCAACAGTGGTAATAGTGATCTGCAAGTGTTTACGTATACTACATAGTAGTTTGGGAATATTCTTTTATTCATAACAttctaattcttattttttaattttatttgtttaaggaaaaataattccagtAGTTTAAATCGGATGAATGGTGTAATGTTCCCAGGAAATTCACCAGGTTACTCTGAGAGGTAAGTTTAACATCAGGAGTTAATTCTTTCAGGAAGGTTGTTATAGAAATAGCTGGCTCAAGTCCCTTGTGTTTTTACCTATTCTCAACCCAAATAGATAGCCTCATGGCAGGAATACTGGCAGAGGGGTGGAAGAAGGATGGTAGGGATACATGCCATGCTCTTGATGCTTTTGTAAGCTTGTtgcttagaatttttttttactgtaaaattTTTGTGATACTGTTTCCATTCGAGGCTTAGAAATTTTATTGAGTAAAATAGGAAAGTGCACCCACCTCACCCTTGTACTCACCCTTGTATCTCCCAAGATCTTTTAGGAACTGATTTATAGCTGCTTCCTACCTGTTAGGAGcaaatttcttttataaaagGATTGGTTGGttgttattgtatttttttttctgtagttgatAATTAAtttattgtcattatttttaaagatcaaACGTAAATGGTCCTGGAACTCCCAGACCAGTAAATCGACCGAAAGTTTCTTTGTCAACTCCTATGACAACAAACGGTTTGCCGGACAGCACGGAACATAAAGAATCAAGTTTGCAGCAAACAGAAGATAAGAAACACAGGTTTGTGAGAAGTAACACATTTTGAGTTTTTATTATTCTCgtcttttttttcacttgcatttgaaaatactttaaaaggGAATGGCCTTCCAGGTTATATGTAATTAGAGGAATATCTGCAGGAGGGTTCAAATATTTGCTGACTGCTTTTTGGGCTGAGTAATGACTAGCTCcaattttcaaagcaatgtATCTTTTAAGTGTATGGAATGTGTAGTAAAAATGCAGAGTGAATATTAATAGAGTTCAGAAATCCAGTTATCATATCTGTACCAAGATGATAAAGTGTAACTGGATGTGATATTTCATAAAGGCTTGCCATTAAAGCTGACAGTAGGAACTGTCTGGAATGTAGAGCGACCAGAGCAGCATGATCACTGTTTTCATCAACAATCAGGTGAAGCAGGAGTAATGGATTTTGAGGTTTTGTCTTGTAGTACATGAAGGAAGTTTTACTATTTTCCTGCAGAATGTTTAATTTGAAATAGCTACTAAACAAAAAAGTGTGATAGGCTATAGAATGTctttcttaaacaaaaaaacaccctacAGCTGCTCTTGTTGTTTATAGTGACTCACCAGCATCTGACTCAGAAGgtgctcagagcagcccagTAAAAAATAAGCATTCTGAAGATGATCCTGCAGAAGCAGAAGGGCATGAGGTAAAAAGACTTAAATTCGACAAAGAAGGGGAAGCCAGGGATGCACCAAACCAATCTGCCTCCAGTGAAGTTTCTTTAGGCATGGGGGAAGAAACGGAAACATCCTCTACATCTCAGGATAAAGAGAAAGATTCTACTTGCGCAAGACAGCACTGTACGGAGGAAGACGAGGAAGGTAACTGAGATTTTCCATTATCCTTGTGCGTTTTTCAAGAAGTCAggatttcctttcttcatttccagaagACTGCATTATCAGAAGACAAGTAAGGAAATGTGGGGAAGCAAgaaaaagtgactttttttaaagcatctttaTCCACTGAGGCACTAATAAAGTAAAGCTATTTATTCAatccaaaattttattttatgatataTTAGGACAGTTTGAATATCCTGATCCTGGCTCTTGTGATGACGTTGGCTCATATTTTACATCTCATAAAATCTGGGGTTGTCACTTTTTCTGCATTGTAGGAACTTTGCTTGGCATAGCTGGGAATGGAAAATAGCAGGattaaaacttcaaaaatgCTGTAGTAATTATTGTCCTTTCACCATTTCTAGAGTCCTTCATGTCTCCCAGAAATGCTGGTCCAGACAGAAAAGATCAAGAAAAGGACACGGAGTCATCAACTGTGAATGAAGAGTCCTCTGAGGAGAACAATCAGATGGAGGAGTCTGATCAGTCTCAAGCAGAGAAGGATTTACATTCAGACAACAGTGAAAGTAGTGGATCTGTCAGTAGTGGAGCTGACTGCAGTGAAACTGAAGAGTTAGGGTCCTATGGTAGCGAAACTCCAGAAACTTCATCAGAAACCCCTATGGAAAACAGTGAGGAAGCCACAGAAGTTGCAGATGAACCTATGGAGCAAGACTAATTTAAATACACTTAGATGCAGTATTTTCCATAAGGCTCCGGTTTTACActgtataaataattttatgtaaTAAAGTGGACCTTTAGTTTTACAAAAGAAGCAGGTTGTAAAATAAACTTCTTGGATTGAACCTTGAAAGAGTTGTATATGGTAAGAACTGTGAATACCAGCTCCTTCAGGTCCTGCTTACCGCTGAACTTTCGTTTGGTCAAATCAGTGGTTTGTGtatagttttttttatttagaataaAAGTTTTTAAACTGGAAGGTAATTATAATTTTGACAACTTTTTTGGAGATTACCACACCTAGTTGTATGTAAGCAAGAAAGCTTTTTGTCTCGTCTTTTTCTGACAGCTATAGCAGTTACTTCATATTTTGGTTACAGTTTCAACGTTTAACATGTGATTTATGGGGTTTCATGCTGGTTTccagatttttatttgaatacaCACTATGAAACCTTATGTTGTGTGTTTAAAATGTGTTGCATTTCACTCATGTATGCACGCATGCACACGTATGTGTACCCTCACTGTTCTAAGGGGgaaatgttatatttttctgtttctacaaAAGATAAATACAGCAAATACTTTTTCTATAGGAGAAGACTAAGTTCACCTTTCAAGGCACTTTCTTTtgcctctgggggaaaaaaaaaaaggcaaataagaTCTGGTCCATATGAAACCCTGGAAATATTGTTGAAAACACCAGAGTAAACACATTCCAAGAGAACTGTTCAAATTACAACACTTTTGTATACTTCTGAGGTGCCTGAGTGAAaggatttcatttatttatgagaAAATGTGCTTTATGTTGAGAACGTTGTAATCGAAACTTTAGCTTAAACTTTTGTAggagaaatgtttgaaaatacaGTAAGAAAGTATCTCGGGAGAAATGAACAGGTACTTGCCTTTTTGAGTGCTTCTTGGAGCATTGTGAATAGTACAGAGAAGTCTCAAAGTTATTCTAAGGTATGCAGATGGCACTGATATGATCACGCCACCGTCTTGGATGAATTAATATATGACAGTAGTTACGTACCTGAGCTAAATAACAAAGGTTTAGATGTGCATAGAAATCACCATGATTTGTATAACATTTTGGAAGTGaactaaatatttttgaacATGCTACCTTGACAGCCAGTGTtacgtttttgtttttttttttcagaccagcTCAAAGCACAACTACTGCTTTCCTCTCGATATTTTCCAGTTCCCATATTTAAAGACATGCAAGCTGCAACCTCCCGGTCAGTTACTGGCTGCCAAATttatacctgttttcttcaactgTACCTTTTTGATATTTAggatttttaaatttctgtaaaGTAGATTTTTGTAGATTGTAATGAGTGCTCACTGCCATTGTGAAACGGTATATAATTGTATAATTTCTGTGTGTAAACTGAATGCTTGGGCTTTCAATACAGTATTCATATAAAgcaataaatataaatgttacGAAACATCCGAGTACATTTTTATCAGCATTGTCCCTTTTTGGCTTTAAGTTCGCATACCTGAAGTACAGAAAACGACGTGAGATGCATGCTGATGGTTTGCTGTACTACACGGTGTGCTTTGTGTCACAGGAGGGATCTCAGTGTGGTTGTTACCAGGATAATTTGGCCCAGACTGAATGTTGCAGTTGTTCCCTGCTGGTGTTACTGGTTTGTAAGCAGGCAGAGGATTCGTGGAGTTGCTTGCAGAGAGGAAAACCCTCTTCAGATTCAAGCAGAATGCAAATTGGACTCATATTCACTGTGCTGAAGGGTTGGACGTGTATGACGGATTCAAAAGACTGATCCAAAATGTTGcaattagtttaaaaaatgcagcgacatctctatttttttttcctcggGGGGTGTATTTTGCCAATgagaacaaaattttaaaatttctaagTTTAGAGATatctgaaattttcttttagGACGTTTATTTGTGATGGTATTGTCAATAAACTTGTTCTTTAAGCACCTGTGACCCCTTGCTAAGTCTGTTTCCGCAGCACTGCCGTGCGCGCTGTGCTACGGCTCTGTTCGCGTGTCCGCCAGCAGCGGTCCGTTGTAGTGGCTCATATCTGAAGTCAGAGCTTCACGTCACTTCTTTACAGCAGCTCGGATTTCTGCCGTGTTGATGTTTAAACCTCAGCTGCGCTGATTACTGCGGTGCTCTCGGTTTTCTAGCAGAGCGCAGCGCCCCAAGGCTCCGCGCACGGCTGCGGTGCGCGAGGTGCCCGCGCTGTGCTGCTGCCCGGCAGCGCCGCCTGGCGGCACGCGCCCAGCGCTCCTAACGGTCGCTGCTCTGTGAGGGGAGCGCGGAGGCTGCGGAAGGCGCGGAGCTGAGCGCCTCGCTCTGCTCACTCGCGTCCTGCGTCGCAGCGCCGTGCGGTCGTTCTGTCACACCTGAGGCTGGCCCGCTGAAAAAAAAGGGGCTGTCTGTGCTGGCCGCGTGTTGTAGGAACTGCTCCCAGGTGGAAGCTGCGGGAACGTCGCTGTCGCGAAAGAATTCCGCAGCCCCGCTGCCCCCGGAGCTGCCTCTGAGGCGCGGTTGGCTCTGAGCCTCGGAGCCTAGCGCCCTAGGAATGTGTGCTGGGGGGTCTGCTGCCCCTACTGCCCCCAAACCCGGCTTATGCCCTTGTGAAGCTTGAGAAGGGATCCCAGAGATCCAGCTGAGGTGTGGTGGAGCAGGACGGGGTGAGCAGGGCGTGCTCACATCACTGAGGGACCCGCCaagggcagcacacagcactgcacagcacagcacagcacccagcactgcacagcacagcacagtacCCAGCgctgcacagcacccagcacaacacagcactgcagtgcactgcacagctcagcaaccagcactgcacacagcactgcacagcacagcacccgGCACAGCATCCACCAGGCCTGACTCCCTGCACAGTAGGGACATAGCAAGACAAAACCTCAGGGATGGGCAACCCTGCTGTGAGAATTTCACCGAGTATTCAAGGTAAGTAATCTCAGCAGCAAAGTAAGCTGATATTCCCTGCCTTATCTCAATCCCCTCTGTTGGTCACAGAAGAGGGAGGGGGAATTGGAGCTCAAAAGCAGGATAGAGAAGAGAGGTTTTCTTGTGCAGCTGTTTCTCAGCCTTGCATTTCTGTGCAGATAAGCAATTCTGTCTTTGGAACACCTGTAGGATTCAAGACAGGCTGCAGACTGGCAAGCAGCACTAATTCAAGTTTTCTATAAtcttgtggaaaataaaatgtgagagTAAAATACAAAAGGTTGGCAAAAATACAGATCTTTTGTGGCAGCAACACAGAGATATGCTACAGCAATGGGTGTGGAGTTGGTTAGCCCAGCAAAGGGGCTGGTACTGCCCTTGAGGTCACCAGAAGATGGGGATTCCTGAAACAAGTGAGCAGGGAGAGAACACTCATGTGCAGCCTAGTTCCTACAATGAGAAACCTGAGAGGGGAAAATGCAGAGTTGCTCTCTGGAACATGAGGGCAATGCGTGAGGGAGGAACTGAGAATCCAAAGATGCCGGGCCTCGGGCTGTGGCAGTGATGGAAACTCGAATTCCCCTGGTGACGCACCTGGCTGTGGCActtggcagagctgcagcagggccgTCCTGGAGGCCAGGGGCTCTGTCACACCTCAGCAGCTACGTTTCAGTCCGCCAAATGGGGAAGAGGTCTGCAACAGCTGACAGCGACACTAAAACTCAGCTGACCCTTCCAGGAAAGACTTGGAAATCCCTCTGGCTTCCTTTCATCCTGTTTGCGAGCGGTGCCTTCCGGTGCCAAGCTGGCACCGAGCAGCGGGCCCTGCTGTCACGGAACAGCTGCGGGGTGCCCTCCGGTCACAGGGCTGCGCAGGACCGGCTCCGGGCTGGGGCTCCGGGCTNNNNNNNNNNNNNNNNNNNNNNNNNNNNNNNNNNNNNNNNNNNNNNNNNNNNNNNNNNNNNNNNNNNNNNNNNNNNNNNNNNNNNNNNNNNNNNNNNNNNTACGGGATGGGCGGCGCGGCGCTGCGCGAGACGGCCGGCAGGGGGCGCCATAGGCCCGAGAACGCACCGCAGCCGGAGCCGCCTTCCGCGCCGAGCCTCGCACTTCAGCTCACGGCGCTCTGCTGAGAGTTGAACTGAGCTGCTACCGCAATGCTGCCAAAACCCGCGCTCTTTACTACTGAGAAATTAAACTGGTTTCTTCCACGTCAGGATATCAGCCtccaaatttgttttgttttgcctttgtttttaaactaacaAACTTGGGATTCTCTTAACATTTTAAATCTTGTCCCTTTTAGGTTCATGCATTATAGACTTTTCTTTTGATCTCTGCCTTTATTCCAAGTGAAAGATTGGCAGCTTCGCTATTAAGATCTCTTCCTTTGGAGCCACTCCCCTCACTTGTTTCACacttttttcatattatttacTTATATCTTTGCTTGCAAATCAGTCCCAGTGCTCTTTTCTGAACTCCCAGCCCAGTGTGGCATTTTATTAATAACttataaagatgctgaagagacACAGTAGGTTCTCCATCAGGGTAAATAACTATTTGTGAGACAGACTCCCACTTTCCACTGGCGTCAGTTATCTCCTTGGGAATCTTAGCAAGGAATGACTGTCCGTGTTTACATGGGCTTCACTCCGTGCAGTTACCACACCCAGGATCTTGCCTTCAGATGTTATGATGCTGAGGTGTCCTCATCCAGCAGTCCCAGGTAAATGACTGCACTGCGTGTTTAGTGATTCCAGTAATCTCCTTGGAGTAGGTTGCTGACATGTATCTTTTCCCTACCAACACGAGTGCTCTGATTGCTGGGTTTTTGGGTGATGCCCGAACttgctcctctttttttcccgAATCCATACAACTTGGACTCTGTTTCTGCAGGGAATAAAGTAAAATCTTGCAGACAATACAAAACTTCTCTTATTAtgatgcatttctttctgtagaaTGCTGTAGCTTAGAACAAAATCTActttaa encodes the following:
- the PPP4R2 gene encoding serine/threonine-protein phosphatase 4 regulatory subunit 2, with protein sequence NYAAFSVALWLTCIYLNSCVLCRVQWSQFKGYFIFKLEKVMDDFRTSAPEPRGPPNPNVEYIPFEEMKERILKIVTGFNGIPFTIQRLCELLTDPRRNYTGTDKFLRGVEKNVMVVSCVYPSSEKNNSSSLNRMNGVMFPGNSPGYSERSNVNGPGTPRPVNRPKVSLSTPMTTNGLPDSTEHKESSLQQTEDKKHSDSPASDSEGAQSSPVKNKHSEDDPAEAEGHEVKRLKFDKEGEARDAPNQSASSEVSLGMGEETETSSTSQDKEKDSTCARQHCTEEDEEESFMSPRNAGPDRKDQEKDTESSTVNEESSEENNQMEESDQSQAEKDLHSDNSESSGSVSSGADCSETEELGSYGSETPETSSETPMENSEEATEVADEPMEQD